Proteins found in one Melospiza georgiana isolate bMelGeo1 chromosome 1, bMelGeo1.pri, whole genome shotgun sequence genomic segment:
- the KRIT1 gene encoding krev interaction trapped protein 1 isoform X1 has translation MGNPENIGDAYVAVIRPKNTASLNSREYRAKSYEILLLEVPIEGQKKKRKKVLLETKLQGGTEITQSILDYVLEATKPISPANQGIKGKRVVLMKKFPLDGEKAGQEASLYIVPTVVKDNTKYTYSPGCPVFYCLQDIMRVCSESSTHFATLTAKMLIALDKWLDERHTQSHSIPALFRPSPLERIKTNVINPAYAIEPGQTESSLHMGYTALEIKSKMLALEKADMCIYNPLFGSDLQYTNRVDKVVINPYFGLGAPDYSKIQIPKREKWQRSMSSVTEDKEHQWVDDFPLHRSACEGDSDLLSHLLDKKFSVNQLDSDHWAPIHYACWYGKVEATRMLLEKGKCNPNLLNGQLSSPLHFAAGGGHAEIVQILLNHPEIDRHITDQQGRSPLNVCEENKQNEWEEAAKLLKEAINKPYEKARIYRMDGSYRSVELKHGNNTTVQQIMEGMRLSQETQQYFTIWICSENLSLQLKPYHKPLQHIRDWPEIFTELTNLDPQRETSQLFLRRDVRLPLEIEKKIEDPLAILILFDEARYNLLKGFYTSPDAKLITLASLLLQIVYGNYESKKHKQGFLNEENLKSIVPITKLKSKAPHWTNRILHEYKNLSTSEGVSKEMHHLQRMFLQNCWEIPTYGAAFFTGQIFTKASSSSHKVIKVYVGVNVKGLHLLNMETKALLLSLKYGCFMWQLGDGDTCFQIHSLENKMSFIVHTKQAGLVVKLLMKLNGQLMPTERNE, from the exons ATGGGAAACCCAGAAAACATTGGAGATGCATACGTTGCTGTGATTCGTCCAAAAAATACTGCTAGCCTCAATTCTCGGGAATATCGAGCTAAATCCTATgaa ATTTTGCTGCTTGAAGTTCCCATTGaaggccaaaagaaaaaaagaaagaaagttttGCTAGAAACTAAACTTCAAGGAGGCACTGAGATAACCCAGAGCATCTTGGATTATGTATTAGAAGCCACCAAACCAATTTCACCAGCCAATCAGGGTATTAAAG GAAAGCGTGTGGTGTTAATGAAGAAGTTTCCTCTAGATGGAGAGAAAGCAGGCCAGGAGGCATCTCTTTACATTGTTCCAACTGTTGTGAAAG ATAATACGAAATACACATACAGTCCTGGATGCCCTGTGTTCTACTGTTTACAAGACATCATGAGAGTCTGCAGTGAATCCAGCACACACTTTGCTACACTTACTGCAAAAATGTTAATTGCCTTGGATAA GTGGTTGGATGAACGGCACACCCAGTCTCACTCCATCCCTGCTTTATTCAGACCATCTCCTcttgaaagaattaaaacaaatgtAATAAACCCTGCCTATGCTATAGAACCTGGTCAAACAGAGAGCTCATTGCACATGGGTTATACTGCCCTGGAAATAAAGAGTAAAATGCTGGCATTGGAGAAAGCAGATATGTGTATCTATAATCCTTTGTTTGGATCTGACCTTCAGTATACCAATAGG GTTGACAAGGTGGTAATAAATCCATACTTTGGCCTTGGAGCCCCAGACTATTCAAAGATTCAGATTCCTAAAAGAGAAAAGTGGCAACGTAGCATGAGCAGTGTCACAGAGGACAA GGAACACCAGTGGGTAGATGATTTCCCTCTTCACCGCAGTGCTTGTGAAGGAGACTCTGATTTGCTAAGCCACCTTCTGGATAAAAAGTTTTCTGTTAATCAGTTGGATAGTGACCACTGGGCACCAATCCATTATGCATGCTG GTATGGAAAAGTTGAAGCCACTCGAATGCTGTTGGAGAAAGGGAAATGCAATCCAAATCTTTTGAATGGTCAACTTAGCTCTCCTCTTCATTTTGCTGCTGGAGGTGGGCATGCTGAAATAGTACAAATTCTACTAAATCATCCCGAAATTGACAGA CACATCACTGATCAACAAGGAAGATCTCCACTGAATGTCTGTGAAGAGAACAAACAAAATGAGTGGGAAGAAGCTGCAAAACTACTGAAGGAAGCCATAAATAAACCT TATGAGAAGGCACGGATTTATCGTATGGATGGCTCGTATCGCTCTGTGGAGCTGAAGCACGGAAACAACACAACTGTCCAGCAGATAATGGAGGGCATGCGCCTGTCCCAGGAAACTCAGCAGTACTTCACTATCTGGATCTGTTCTGAGAACCTCA GTCTCCAGCTGAAGCCATATCACAAGCCTTTGCAGCATATTCGAGACTGGCCTGAAATATTCACTGAACTGACAAACTTGGATCCTCAAAGGGAAACTTCACAGCTTTTCCTGAGACGGGATGTGAGACTTCCActggaaatagaaaaaaag ATTGAGGATCCCTTGGCTATTCTTATACTTTTTGATGAGGCCAGATATAATTTACTTAAAGGTTTTTATACATCACCTGATGCAAAACTGATTACACTGGCAAGTCTGCTTCTACAAATAGTCTATGGAAATTATGAGAGCAAGAAACATAAACAGGGCTTTCTAAA TGAAGAAAATCTTAAATCTATCGTACCAATAACTAAACTAAAAAGCAAAGCTCCTCACTGGACAAATAGGATACTTCATGAATACAAG aatCTCAGCACCAGTGAAGGTGTCAGTAAGGAGATGCATCACCTTCAGCGCATGTTCTTGCAGAATTGCTGGGAAATTCCTACTTATGGAGCAGCTTTTTTCACAGGACAGATATTCACCAAAGCAAGTTCAAGTAGCCATAAAGTCATCAAAGTGTACGTAGGAGTAAACGTAAAAGGGCTGCACCTCCTCAACATGGAAACAAAG GCTTTACTCCTCAGCCTGAAGTATGGTTGCTTTATGTGGCAGTTGGGAGATGGAGATACGTGTTTTCAAATCCACagtctggaaaacaaaatgagcTTTATTGTACATACCAAACAG GCAGGACTCGTTGTAAAGCTGCTGATGAAATTAAATGGCCAGCTAATGCCAACTGAAAGAAACGAGTGA
- the KRIT1 gene encoding krev interaction trapped protein 1 isoform X2, whose protein sequence is MGNPENIGDAYVAVIRPKNTASLNSREYRAKSYEILLLEVPIEGQKKKRKKVLLETKLQGGTEITQSILDYVLEATKPISPANQGIKGKRVVLMKKFPLDGEKAGQEASLYIVPTVVKDNTKYTYSPGCPVFYCLQDIMRVCSESSTHFATLTAKMLIALDKWLDERHTQSHSIPALFRPSPLERIKTNVINPAYAIEPGQTESSLHMGYTALEIKSKMLALEKADMCIYNPLFGSDLQYTNRVDKVVINPYFGLGAPDYSKIQIPKREKWQRSMSSVTEDKEHQWVDDFPLHRSACEGDSDLLSHLLDKKFSVNQLDSDHWAPIHYACWYGKVEATRMLLEKGKCNPNLLNGQLSSPLHFAAGGGHAEIVQILLNHPEIDRHITDQQGRSPLNVCEENKQNEWEEAAKLLKEAINKPYEKARIYRMDGSYRSVELKHGNNTTVQQIMEGMRLSQETQQYFTIWICSENLSLQLKPYHKPLQHIRDWPEIFTELTNLDPQRETSQLFLRRDVRLPLEIEKKIEDPLAILILFDEARYNLLKGFYTSPDAKLITLASLLLQIVYGNYESKKHKQGFLNEENLKSIVPITKLKSKAPHWTNRILHEYKNLSTSEGVSKEMHHLQRMFLQNCWEIPTYGAAFFTGQIFTKASSSSHKVIKVYVGVNVKGLHLLNMETKALLLSLKYGCFMWQLGDGDTCFQIHSLENKMSFIVHTKQDSL, encoded by the exons ATGGGAAACCCAGAAAACATTGGAGATGCATACGTTGCTGTGATTCGTCCAAAAAATACTGCTAGCCTCAATTCTCGGGAATATCGAGCTAAATCCTATgaa ATTTTGCTGCTTGAAGTTCCCATTGaaggccaaaagaaaaaaagaaagaaagttttGCTAGAAACTAAACTTCAAGGAGGCACTGAGATAACCCAGAGCATCTTGGATTATGTATTAGAAGCCACCAAACCAATTTCACCAGCCAATCAGGGTATTAAAG GAAAGCGTGTGGTGTTAATGAAGAAGTTTCCTCTAGATGGAGAGAAAGCAGGCCAGGAGGCATCTCTTTACATTGTTCCAACTGTTGTGAAAG ATAATACGAAATACACATACAGTCCTGGATGCCCTGTGTTCTACTGTTTACAAGACATCATGAGAGTCTGCAGTGAATCCAGCACACACTTTGCTACACTTACTGCAAAAATGTTAATTGCCTTGGATAA GTGGTTGGATGAACGGCACACCCAGTCTCACTCCATCCCTGCTTTATTCAGACCATCTCCTcttgaaagaattaaaacaaatgtAATAAACCCTGCCTATGCTATAGAACCTGGTCAAACAGAGAGCTCATTGCACATGGGTTATACTGCCCTGGAAATAAAGAGTAAAATGCTGGCATTGGAGAAAGCAGATATGTGTATCTATAATCCTTTGTTTGGATCTGACCTTCAGTATACCAATAGG GTTGACAAGGTGGTAATAAATCCATACTTTGGCCTTGGAGCCCCAGACTATTCAAAGATTCAGATTCCTAAAAGAGAAAAGTGGCAACGTAGCATGAGCAGTGTCACAGAGGACAA GGAACACCAGTGGGTAGATGATTTCCCTCTTCACCGCAGTGCTTGTGAAGGAGACTCTGATTTGCTAAGCCACCTTCTGGATAAAAAGTTTTCTGTTAATCAGTTGGATAGTGACCACTGGGCACCAATCCATTATGCATGCTG GTATGGAAAAGTTGAAGCCACTCGAATGCTGTTGGAGAAAGGGAAATGCAATCCAAATCTTTTGAATGGTCAACTTAGCTCTCCTCTTCATTTTGCTGCTGGAGGTGGGCATGCTGAAATAGTACAAATTCTACTAAATCATCCCGAAATTGACAGA CACATCACTGATCAACAAGGAAGATCTCCACTGAATGTCTGTGAAGAGAACAAACAAAATGAGTGGGAAGAAGCTGCAAAACTACTGAAGGAAGCCATAAATAAACCT TATGAGAAGGCACGGATTTATCGTATGGATGGCTCGTATCGCTCTGTGGAGCTGAAGCACGGAAACAACACAACTGTCCAGCAGATAATGGAGGGCATGCGCCTGTCCCAGGAAACTCAGCAGTACTTCACTATCTGGATCTGTTCTGAGAACCTCA GTCTCCAGCTGAAGCCATATCACAAGCCTTTGCAGCATATTCGAGACTGGCCTGAAATATTCACTGAACTGACAAACTTGGATCCTCAAAGGGAAACTTCACAGCTTTTCCTGAGACGGGATGTGAGACTTCCActggaaatagaaaaaaag ATTGAGGATCCCTTGGCTATTCTTATACTTTTTGATGAGGCCAGATATAATTTACTTAAAGGTTTTTATACATCACCTGATGCAAAACTGATTACACTGGCAAGTCTGCTTCTACAAATAGTCTATGGAAATTATGAGAGCAAGAAACATAAACAGGGCTTTCTAAA TGAAGAAAATCTTAAATCTATCGTACCAATAACTAAACTAAAAAGCAAAGCTCCTCACTGGACAAATAGGATACTTCATGAATACAAG aatCTCAGCACCAGTGAAGGTGTCAGTAAGGAGATGCATCACCTTCAGCGCATGTTCTTGCAGAATTGCTGGGAAATTCCTACTTATGGAGCAGCTTTTTTCACAGGACAGATATTCACCAAAGCAAGTTCAAGTAGCCATAAAGTCATCAAAGTGTACGTAGGAGTAAACGTAAAAGGGCTGCACCTCCTCAACATGGAAACAAAG GCTTTACTCCTCAGCCTGAAGTATGGTTGCTTTATGTGGCAGTTGGGAGATGGAGATACGTGTTTTCAAATCCACagtctggaaaacaaaatgagcTTTATTGTACATACCAAACAG GACTCGTTGTAA
- the KRIT1 gene encoding krev interaction trapped protein 1 isoform X3 has protein sequence MGNPENIGDAYVAVIRPKNTASLNSREYRAKSYEILLLEVPIEGQKKKRKKVLLETKLQGGTEITQSILDYVLEATKPISPANQGIKDNTKYTYSPGCPVFYCLQDIMRVCSESSTHFATLTAKMLIALDKWLDERHTQSHSIPALFRPSPLERIKTNVINPAYAIEPGQTESSLHMGYTALEIKSKMLALEKADMCIYNPLFGSDLQYTNRVDKVVINPYFGLGAPDYSKIQIPKREKWQRSMSSVTEDKEHQWVDDFPLHRSACEGDSDLLSHLLDKKFSVNQLDSDHWAPIHYACWYGKVEATRMLLEKGKCNPNLLNGQLSSPLHFAAGGGHAEIVQILLNHPEIDRHITDQQGRSPLNVCEENKQNEWEEAAKLLKEAINKPYEKARIYRMDGSYRSVELKHGNNTTVQQIMEGMRLSQETQQYFTIWICSENLSLQLKPYHKPLQHIRDWPEIFTELTNLDPQRETSQLFLRRDVRLPLEIEKKIEDPLAILILFDEARYNLLKGFYTSPDAKLITLASLLLQIVYGNYESKKHKQGFLNEENLKSIVPITKLKSKAPHWTNRILHEYKNLSTSEGVSKEMHHLQRMFLQNCWEIPTYGAAFFTGQIFTKASSSSHKVIKVYVGVNVKGLHLLNMETKALLLSLKYGCFMWQLGDGDTCFQIHSLENKMSFIVHTKQAGLVVKLLMKLNGQLMPTERNE, from the exons ATGGGAAACCCAGAAAACATTGGAGATGCATACGTTGCTGTGATTCGTCCAAAAAATACTGCTAGCCTCAATTCTCGGGAATATCGAGCTAAATCCTATgaa ATTTTGCTGCTTGAAGTTCCCATTGaaggccaaaagaaaaaaagaaagaaagttttGCTAGAAACTAAACTTCAAGGAGGCACTGAGATAACCCAGAGCATCTTGGATTATGTATTAGAAGCCACCAAACCAATTTCACCAGCCAATCAGGGTATTAAAG ATAATACGAAATACACATACAGTCCTGGATGCCCTGTGTTCTACTGTTTACAAGACATCATGAGAGTCTGCAGTGAATCCAGCACACACTTTGCTACACTTACTGCAAAAATGTTAATTGCCTTGGATAA GTGGTTGGATGAACGGCACACCCAGTCTCACTCCATCCCTGCTTTATTCAGACCATCTCCTcttgaaagaattaaaacaaatgtAATAAACCCTGCCTATGCTATAGAACCTGGTCAAACAGAGAGCTCATTGCACATGGGTTATACTGCCCTGGAAATAAAGAGTAAAATGCTGGCATTGGAGAAAGCAGATATGTGTATCTATAATCCTTTGTTTGGATCTGACCTTCAGTATACCAATAGG GTTGACAAGGTGGTAATAAATCCATACTTTGGCCTTGGAGCCCCAGACTATTCAAAGATTCAGATTCCTAAAAGAGAAAAGTGGCAACGTAGCATGAGCAGTGTCACAGAGGACAA GGAACACCAGTGGGTAGATGATTTCCCTCTTCACCGCAGTGCTTGTGAAGGAGACTCTGATTTGCTAAGCCACCTTCTGGATAAAAAGTTTTCTGTTAATCAGTTGGATAGTGACCACTGGGCACCAATCCATTATGCATGCTG GTATGGAAAAGTTGAAGCCACTCGAATGCTGTTGGAGAAAGGGAAATGCAATCCAAATCTTTTGAATGGTCAACTTAGCTCTCCTCTTCATTTTGCTGCTGGAGGTGGGCATGCTGAAATAGTACAAATTCTACTAAATCATCCCGAAATTGACAGA CACATCACTGATCAACAAGGAAGATCTCCACTGAATGTCTGTGAAGAGAACAAACAAAATGAGTGGGAAGAAGCTGCAAAACTACTGAAGGAAGCCATAAATAAACCT TATGAGAAGGCACGGATTTATCGTATGGATGGCTCGTATCGCTCTGTGGAGCTGAAGCACGGAAACAACACAACTGTCCAGCAGATAATGGAGGGCATGCGCCTGTCCCAGGAAACTCAGCAGTACTTCACTATCTGGATCTGTTCTGAGAACCTCA GTCTCCAGCTGAAGCCATATCACAAGCCTTTGCAGCATATTCGAGACTGGCCTGAAATATTCACTGAACTGACAAACTTGGATCCTCAAAGGGAAACTTCACAGCTTTTCCTGAGACGGGATGTGAGACTTCCActggaaatagaaaaaaag ATTGAGGATCCCTTGGCTATTCTTATACTTTTTGATGAGGCCAGATATAATTTACTTAAAGGTTTTTATACATCACCTGATGCAAAACTGATTACACTGGCAAGTCTGCTTCTACAAATAGTCTATGGAAATTATGAGAGCAAGAAACATAAACAGGGCTTTCTAAA TGAAGAAAATCTTAAATCTATCGTACCAATAACTAAACTAAAAAGCAAAGCTCCTCACTGGACAAATAGGATACTTCATGAATACAAG aatCTCAGCACCAGTGAAGGTGTCAGTAAGGAGATGCATCACCTTCAGCGCATGTTCTTGCAGAATTGCTGGGAAATTCCTACTTATGGAGCAGCTTTTTTCACAGGACAGATATTCACCAAAGCAAGTTCAAGTAGCCATAAAGTCATCAAAGTGTACGTAGGAGTAAACGTAAAAGGGCTGCACCTCCTCAACATGGAAACAAAG GCTTTACTCCTCAGCCTGAAGTATGGTTGCTTTATGTGGCAGTTGGGAGATGGAGATACGTGTTTTCAAATCCACagtctggaaaacaaaatgagcTTTATTGTACATACCAAACAG GCAGGACTCGTTGTAAAGCTGCTGATGAAATTAAATGGCCAGCTAATGCCAACTGAAAGAAACGAGTGA